AAAAGACCACATCTCATCGAGCTGAATCGTCAGCCGTCCCGGTTTTTTTGGGTGACTTCGATGGTTCTCGGCGTTTGGTAGAACTTCTGATTGACATACATTTGCAACCACCGCTGAGAAACACCTGTCACCCGTGCAATCGCTGCCAGTGCTAGGCGTTCGAGCAACAGCTTATCAATCAATTGGCGAGTCGTCTCATCAATCGGTTGCCGGGTTGCCCCCTCAACAAATTGCCGTCCACAATCCTGGCACCGGAATCGGGGTTTGCCGTAATGGGTATGTCCGTATTTGATGATTTGAGGAGATTGGCACTTAGGACAGTTCATCGATTTGGCTGCAATGCTTGATGCTCCTAGCATATCAACTCGCCATTACTATTCATTACTACCGGCTCTGCAAGTCTGGCTGAATGGGTAAAAACGGATTTTAGCGATAACCCTCCGGGATAGCTTCGCTTAGCGCAGACATTGCCCTACAAGCAGGCTTCTCCTGCTAAAGCCATTTGACGCAGCACTTCAAGCGATTCACGGGAAAGACCCCCAAGCAGATTCGATAGCACCATAAGAATCTGAAAATTTGTCCTAAGAATCTGAAAGAATCGCGCCTTGAAAATCATTACATTGAAGTTAAGTTAGGCAAGAATCTGAAGCAGCATTCGTGGGAGCTTTCATTGCCTTACGTTACTATCAGTCAAGAAAGTTTTGCAGCCATTGATCTCTACAAGGAAACCTATAGCTATGTCTGAAAATTCAAAAATCGGCTTAGAAGGACTGCTTCGTCCAGAAGATAGCATCCCAGTACTGATTGGCCACCAGCCCTATCAGTTCAGGTAATTGCTAAACGGTCGGAGTTTGATTTGTGCTGAAGATTAATATTGATTGGAACAGGAGAAACAGGATGATACTGCAAGATAAAGTGGCGCTAGTCACAGGCGGAACTTCGGGAATTGGTCGTGCAACCGCGATCGCTTATGCCCAGCAACAAGCAAAGGTGGTGGTGGTGGGTCGTCGAATTGATGAAGGTGAAGAAACGGTTCGATTGATCAAAGAAGCTGGCGGAGAGGCGATTTTTGTGCAAGCAGATGTCACAAAAGAAGCCGATGTTGAAGCAATGGTT
Above is a window of Pseudanabaena sp. FACHB-2040 DNA encoding:
- a CDS encoding IS1 family transposase: MLGASSIAAKSMNCPKCQSPQIIKYGHTHYGKPRFRCQDCGRQFVEGATRQPIDETTRQLIDKLLLERLALAAIARVTGVSQRWLQMYVNQKFYQTPRTIEVTQKNRDG